GGTACAAATTGTTAGTTTTCACagttttttcatttgttttcatTACTTCATAAAAATTGTTTGCAAATCTAACCTTTTAACCAAGGTTACCAAAAAAGTactcttttttaaaaatatgttacaattattgataattttcagcacatttccaattttaaaaattgttttagtccATTTGGTTTAGCAGCATACACCTCATGTCTGATGTCCTGaatagtaaaaacttaaaaagttaaGTATGGCTCCTTATTACTCCTCAGACAGATGATGATTTTGTTGGTTATGGTTGACAGGAGCGTTTCTCTGGTGTGGACATCAGGGTGAGAGTGAACGGTGGAGGTCACGTAGCCCAGATCTACGCCATCAGGCAGGCCGTGTCCAAGGCCCTCGTCTCATATTACCAGAAGTGTAAGTTTTTTTCATGTTTACAAACTTTGGTTACGGTCAATAACTAAGTATAGGCAGATATCCTCATTAGGAAATATCAGGTCTAATCCATTACACTAAGGTAAGTACGACAAAAATATTCTGTACTATTAGCAGgggaaaaacaaatttttaattggttctaagtatataattgtaaaaactattgtaaacTTAATTAAGCTATTTCACTTTAACCCTCCAAGctctactatcgcactgtgcaaTATGTTCGGACTACAttaaagtgctactatcgcactgtgtgatatgttcgtttttttttttaattaccgtaaaacggtttatttaattattccgtAATTTTCATAGTACAACGTAGGAGAGATTTCTCTACGCACTGGCTCTATTTTGTAAGCCTTTGagtagaatgaaaaataacagtcaGCTGATTTTGTCAGCTGTGGCTGCGATCAGCTGGAGATGGTGCCCACAACCTGGTGCGACTGAATGGTGTGAAACTTCTTGTGCGTTGTATGTTCTACTTCTCAAAATCAAACTTGTAGTCAGTACTGGTGCCCTGGATGTAATTGTGGCGTTCAACCTGGTTGCTACAGTGCCTTAGAACATTCTAGGTGGCCCGTAGTGAGAGGCAGAAGAAAGAGGGTAGCGCAGCAATCAGTATCTGACTCTGACTAAGATTCTTTtgtcaaatgtaaatatgtatatatatatgtgtatataaacaaAAGGACCATAATAAGATTCTCTTtactattcataattattataacagacatTTAGCTTTTTGGGGTTATATGTACATCCAAACCAATATTTTTGAGAAGTGTTTACTTTGAATGTGTCCATTGTGTGCggaacatttttttagtttttatattttgtgtgtgtagttttTGTTCATAAGGCtttgaagtgacatttttattgttcacaatgaaatttgaaacaatttgtatattttgaaatatttataaccatcttttaaaaactcatttacaaCCTCAccatctaaaaaaacaaaaagaaaaaaaaattatctactaCTCATCAAGACTTTTTTAGCGAAAAGTGGTAACTGTTTTGAATTAACTTTATTTCTTAAAGCATGTTTTTCTGAaaagaatgatatatatatatatatattacacatgatctttgaatgtatatttgtatctaaaaagtggcttttaagaaaccatgtattttgcttcaaaacagcccagcactttaaagtgatttaattaccacttggagggttaagtaaatttataatagtgtTGTAAACTTTGGTTTGCCTTGGATTGCACATTAATTAttcctttttttgtttctttataataaattaataaaatatttacaattaaaggCAGCAAAGCTGTAACTCTTATTATTATCAGTAGGTTTGGATCACCCATCCGAAGGTATAATCAGAAAAGAGTTGTGgacacaactagataaatttggcatcccgagaaaattaataaatttagttaagatgagtgtcacagagtcaagaggctcagtaagaattaatggtcgggactgtgtaccttttgggataaactcaggagtcaggcaaggagatggtctttctccaatcttatttaatattgccatagaagaagcacttcagagtgtagcagagagggatttaggggtggaagttggagctaaactaaacatcctagcttttgcagatgatgttgtcatatttgcagaaaatgtagatgatttgaggtcactaactagactatttatgagtgaggcagagaaagtggggttgaagacgaatgatgcaaaaactaaatatatgcactttaaaaggaatcaaaatcaaagaggaggacccctacaaattgatgggcatgttttcgaacaagtggagaactttaagtaccttggggtcacaatatcaaataaaaacacagatgaaccagagatacaaaataggataaactcagcaaatagatgtgtatatgcatgcaataggatactttcaaccaaatctctctctcacaaaactaaaactagaatatacaaaacaattatatgtccagtgcttttgtacggatccaaaacgtggaggctaaataagaaggttgagaaaaagcttctagttttcgagaatagaattttacgtaaaatttatgggccatcatatgaacaaggggtatggagaagaaaacataacagagaaatcagggagctctataatagtacggatgtaataggagaaataaagtgcagaagactccgttgggcaggccatgttttgagaagagaagaggaatgcaaactgaggagggtaatgtacggtaacccagaaggaagacgaccccgtgggagaccgaaagtgagatggtggaaccaggtgaaggctgatatggagaaggtgggcgcttcagaggaagatgcagaggaccgttcaagatggaggagctttgttggtgcggctaaatatcacctccgatataaatggccctgggagtaagtaagGTTTGGATCAAGAatcttaaattgaaatatttcttagGTTACTACTAAATAATGGTCTTGTACGACGAAACCAATGGTATCTAAATATGACTTTGGACCAATGTATCCCAGATGGCAAGCAAttgtaatgttttcttaaattatgttaaatttgaatttacatttCTTAAGTTATTGTaggacaaaaaatataaaacctgaatcaaaattttttgtatatttgtatatggTTTATAATGGTCATTGTCAAATTAATGGGTTTTCATCACCCGAGTTAGCCATTtgtataattaacataatataaaactaaaatgaatttacTGCAAACACAGATAAATCactatttcaaagaaataaactCCTATTAGTCGCAATGTTACTCAGAAACTAAGTTTCTGTAGGAATAAAGTTGGTTCGATAACAGGAAGCGTTAAGAGCAATGAATGAAGCGGAGCTGTTGTTTTACTTTCAGTTAACATTCATTACAAGTACAATTcataacaaaaacttaaaagaTTTCCTATTATACGTATATTCAGCAAATTTTACTGCACAATATTTAATTGTTGGCTGAATGCTGGCTTcgtaacccattgcggatcgtattgttttggggCGCGGgtacgaattaatttacggtcagcggctaacgaacagcaatggtgcgccacatcgtatcgctcgatattgtatactagaaaattcagctgtgaaggtattcgttcagatgggacatgggcctgctggggtattcgtgatgtaggaacgataacacgcgagcaaggttccgcgGTGGCAGGGAtaatgtctgaatcatagtctaaataaaggggctcgggcgaagcgattacaacatccgggctaTTGTCTAGACTAAACTAACGTCTGCGTGGTTTAGTTCTTTGTCACTaatctcaaaaatattataataacaactgaggaaaacacccagtCAGAAGcactaaaaagcagagagtaaactcacaTGAATGATTTTTTagcttcgacatacaactgcgatctgtaggatatttataaaacttttgaaaactctaaacgtaaatcgttgttaaacactcttagttgacaagtgaagacgatcgcccgatctatcagacattaatagaacatTTGGAGgtaaacttaaaagcagaccgcttttgtgatctgagctcgtcatcgtgccgttaggcccggctgctgcgtgacgagcccagctcgtcagtgatccgcaatgggttaacttAGTAGGCAGTCGACAACACTTAACTTTAACACCGGTATTCCAAGCAAACACATACCAAGCATTAGTATTCTTCACAAAATTGTTCAAAGAcacaaattatgtttataaaacatgtcacagtaataataataatgataaaattatttaataccataAAGTATTCACAATTATTTACATCCCATAAGTGTTATCAGTCAGGATCGTCAGTGGTTGGTCACGAATATTATTCTCATTGTCTGTAAAACATTTAGCCTTATGCCCAATCCACTTTAATCAGGTAATAAATtcattgttattgcaattattttactgttactgtacactaaaaataactaatagtataACTAAAAATCAAAACGCAGCTAAGAATTAACAATGGAAAAGACGGAAATACTTTCACTAGGCATGATAAAAACAGGCAATGAATTAAAGCTGGCAACACGCAGAGCAATTCATAATAAATAAGGAATCAATCAACTACCAGCTCATCATGCTTGAGATCTGGGTACTCGATCGACTCCTATAATAAGTCAATGTTTTAATGTAGTAAACTttatgtgaatatattttattatgccTAAATGTATAACTGGGGGTaatctatattttcattaaaattaaactttctgtTTTGTCAATACTACAAATAAACGGAAAGCAATCCTGTGCCATTTCAAGGACATATTGCATAATGATGATGTCAGTAGCAGTTTTGTAACAAGCAAGCAAAGATGTGTGAACTATTAAGAATCCTGAATTGATAAACATCTAATTCACGAGTAACAACCAGGAATGATACTCAGTGCCAAGTTCTTCAGTGTTCCTTATCAGTATAGGACATTTTAGTCTTATCAATTGATATTTGGATAGTTGTATAACACTTACAAGTCCTCCACCTCATGATTCATATTGTGTTACAGATGTAGATGAAGCCTCCAAGAAAGAGATCAAGGACATCCTGATCCAATACGACAGGACTCTGTTAGTCGCTGATCCCAGACGTTGCGAGCCAAAGAAGTTTGGAGGTCCAGGCGCCAGGGCAAGATACCAGAAGTCATACCGTTaatgttcttcttttatttttatcaataaaaatggtTTGGTAAAATCCATTACACTTTTTTAATCTCGAATTCCCATTTATTCCCTTGATTTATTCAACATAACTCATCGTATATAACTTAGCTACTCAATGTAGTATGAGAAGAAATTATCAGATTAGGTGATCGGACAATTACAAACCACCTTACAGTCTGTTTACAGTGGTGTAGAATTATTTTGATTGCTATGAAACTGACCAAAACAGTAAAAAGGATTGATACAAATTTGTTAATACGACTAGTGGACTGTATCTCCAAACTGCGTTTCCTTGGTTAAAATACAGTCGTTACTTTTGTAAACTTAGCAGGACAGTTGAATGAAGAAGAAACAAAAGCTTCCAACAAGCAACaaggatttattaaatttatagtatatacaGTATAGTAAAAGCAATATGTCCAATagcttaactaaattaaaaagcaaaatacagctctaaaatactgaaaattatttagatgaCATTGgttaacaatacaatataaaatgcTTCCAGATATAATGGAAAGTTCAGCACAGTGTCTTGGAAAGCAAAGATAGTTTTGTACTACTCTAATACTAGAAGGTAGTAAAAGGGTAAAACAAAAtctacacttaaaaataaaaatgcttacaGCAACTAAATCTAGTAAAAGCCTCTGTGTGAGAATTTTGTTTCACCCTTGACTATTTACTACAGCTAAATCTCACTGTCTTTATATGCTAATGAATTGTGACAGTCACTTTATTAAGGGAATAGACTTGTAAGGGCCAGACCCTGCTGGATGTTCCATATTAGACAGTGAtctacattttaatcattaaGTAAATAAAGTCAAACCCACCAATCCTAAGATTGCATCTGGAATTCTCTGTGAAAACCAGAAAGAAAGAAGCTGGGTTGGTGGTTTTTCTAAAATggtcattttttgtaaatgagcataatcatgtaaattatattaataatactgtCAATTGAGAAATCAAGGGTTGTCCTATGAGACATGTCCAGAAAGTAAGTGCCATTTTGAAGTGACACACAACACTTTTTTAAAGATAAGAAGTTTTACATGGTGTATCATTTCTTAAACAAGTATTCAACAAAGTATCTACTTTTGTTCTACTTGTCATAGTGGGTAGCTTGCTAATCTACACCTTCTACAATGAAATATTCTATAGCCCAGGAACCTTGTTAAAACCCTAGCAGTTAGTTACAATCTCAATCTAGACCATTCTTAAAAATTGTAGAAATTCATCGAaatgttgttattgtaaattgtttgttcTCCAAAATTTTCTCATTCACTCTCCTAATCAAGTATTATTCACACTGGAAGAACTCTCACTTCGTGTTTCGTTGTGGAGATTGTTCTGTAATCTGACTAAGAAATTCGGTTGCCTTGACAATACTGATCATAAatagttttggaattttaaatgatcACGGTAGACACTAAGAGTGCAGCAAAATAGACAGTTGAAAATGTGTTCTATGTGGTCCGTCACTAGGCCTCCGCGAACCAGAGATATATGTTGCATTGTGAAATTTCCACCAGCTGAACAGGCACAGGGCTAGATATTGggacttggttttttttttttgaaaacatgaCGGCTGCTTTTAATCAGATAAATTTTCTAAGAAAATTCAAACCCcctaaaggttgggacacacatatccgcaccgcgcccgacacgtgagtcggccgattgttggccgtcatacggtgaaataattgcagcgcagtattcaacctgcaagtccacacatgtccgcaccgacaccagaccgtcgtggccgcaccgtgcccgcaccgtcaacCGAtgtgtggagtttgaattttgacgggcacggtgcggtctacgagcggcatcatatgttgtttactgttgcgttcttctttttaaaac
This Homalodisca vitripennis isolate AUS2020 chromosome 3, UT_GWSS_2.1, whole genome shotgun sequence DNA region includes the following protein-coding sequences:
- the LOC124357833 gene encoding 40S ribosomal protein S16; protein product: MQKATKTTKEAIQSVQVFGRKKSATAVAYCKRGKGNLRVNGRPLEMVEPRVLQYKLQEPILLLGKERFSGVDIRVRVNGGGHVAQIYAIRQAVSKALVSYYQKYVDEASKKEIKDILIQYDRTLLVADPRRCEPKKFGGPGARARYQKSYR